In the genome of Streptomyces sp. P3, the window GGCGGGACCCGGGTGCTGGAGTACATGGAGCAGACGATGCCCGACACCTGGCCGTCGGGTCTGCTGGAATACAGCCGGGAGAGCTACGCCAGCGGCAACCGCGGAGGCGCCGCCGTGTTCGACATCCTGAGGCGGGCGCACGACGCCGGGCGGAAGTCGGGCGATCGCGCCGTCCTGTACGCGGCGGCACCGGGCCTCACCGCCACCGCCCTGGAAGGGGAATGGCTGTAGGGCGCCCCGTCCCTGCCACCGGTGCGAGTCGCCGCGATCGCCCGCTCCACGTCACCGGCTCAGCCCCACCTGCTCCCGGCCCGGCGTCACCGCCCGCCCGCCCGGCCGCCGTTGCACCGCTCCCCGCCGTGCCCGGCTGCCGCCTCACCTCGAGACCTCCGCCCAGACCACCTTGCCGGTGTCCGTCCACCGCACCCCCCACCGGGTGGTGAGTCTGTGCACGATGTGCAGGCCGCGCCCGCCGTCGTCGAGAAGGCCGCCCCTCCTCAGCCGCGGCCTGCCGTTGCCGGTGTCGCCCACCTCGCACAGGAGGCCGTGACCGGCCCTGATCAGTCGTACCGTGACGGGGCCCGCGGCGAACCGCACCGCGTTCGTGACCAGCTCGCCGACCAGCAGCGTCACGTCGTCCCGGACGTCGTCCCTGGTGTGCCATTGCCGCAGCAGCGCGTCGACGTGCGCGCGGGCCCGGACGGGCGCGTCGTCGCGGGCGGGCAGCCGCCAGGTCGCCGTGTCCTCCTTGCGGTAGCCGATCGTGCGCACGAGCAGCAGGGTCACGTCGTCACGGCGGCGCGCGGGCGCCAGCGTGGCGACGACGTGCCGGGCGGCCTGCTGCAGGGCGTCCCACGGGTGCACCGCGGACAGGGTGTCGGCCAGCCTGCTGATCCCCTCGTCGATCGACAGGGCCGGATCCTCCACCAGGCCGTCGGTGTAGAGGGCGAGCAGGGAACCCGGCGGCGCGTCGAAGGCGTGGACGTCGAACGGTTCCCGCAGTGCGAACTCGGCGCCCAGGCCCGGGTGGGGGGTGACCGCGAGCGGGCCCGCGTGGCCGTTCGGAAGCACCAGGACGGGAGGGAGGTGGCCGGCGCTGGAGAGCGTCACGTGGTGGCTGACCGGATCGTAGAGCGCGATGCAGCAGGTGGAGCCGAGGGCGCTGTAGCCGGCCGTGAGCCCGGACTCCGCGTCGTCCAGCAGCGTCACGGTCTCGTCCAGGTGCTCCAGCACCTCGTCGGGCGCCAGCCCCGCGGACAGCAGGGCGCGTGCCTCCATGCTCAGCTGGCCCATGGTCGCCGCGGCCCCCAGACCGTGCCCCACGACGTCTCCGACCACCAGCGCGGTACGCCCGTCCGGCAGCGGAAAGCTGTTCACCCAGTCGCCGCCGACGCCCGCGCTGTCGGGGGTGGCGGGCTGGTAGACGCTGGCGATCTCCATGGTGTGGCCGCTGGTCCGGGGCAGCAGCCTGCGCTGCAGCGCCAGTACCTGAGTGTGCTCACGGTGGTGCTGACGGGCCAGGTCGACGTGGTGGGCGGTCCTGGCCACCAGCTCCTGCAGATCGAACAGGTCGCTGTCGTGAAAGGGGCTGTCCGCCCGCCGCCAGACCTCCGCCACGCCCAGGACGACGGGTGGCGTGCCGTCCAGCACCAGCGGTATGCACGCCACGCTCGCCGACCGGTCGCCGGGCACCAGGGCCCGGATCACCCGCGGACTGCCGAGCAGCCGCTCGACCGCCTCCCGGTCCGGTATGACGATGGCCTGCGGCGCGTCGTCCCGTCGCACCGCTTGCGCCAGGAGGCGGCTCGCGTCGTTCGGAAGATCGTCGCCGGGAGTGGTGTAACCCTCGGGCCACACCCGGTCCGGCACCAGGGCCGCCCGCCGCAGCCGGATGCGCCCCTGTGCGTCTTCGGTGACCCCCTCGCCCGTCCACACGGCGAAGTCGAGGTCGACGGCTGCGACGTCGCCCCACGCCAGCAGGGATTCCGCCAGTGACTGCGCGGTCTCGCCGATGTCCAGGGAGGTGCCGATCGCGGTCTCGGCGGCGTACAGGTGCAGCCGCCTGGCCATGGCGATCAGGGAGACGGTCAGGCCGTCCTGGGGCGCCGCCGCGGGGAGGATGCTCATGGAGACCACCAGCTCCGACCCGTCGCGGCGGCGCAGGCGCTGGATCCGGGCGACGTGCGCCTCACCGATCTCCAGAACCTGCCGCAGCCGACGGGTGACCGTGGGCACGTCCCCGACGGGCAGCAGATCCGCGAACGGACTCCCGATCACGGCGTCCAGACCCGCGAACACGGCGGCGTCCAGATTGCAGCGGGTGATCCGCAGTTCCCTGTCCAGGCCGACCACCCCGAGGATCTGCTCCTGACGGTCGGCCGCCCGGTCGTCGGGCGGGCGCGGCCGGGCGGCGCGACCGCCCTGCGCGCCGCCGGGACCGGCGGCCGCCGCCGGTCCACCGCGCGGCGAGTAGCGTCCCAGGGCGCTGCTGAGCAGGTCGAACGGGGATGAGGACGAGGGCGACGGCGTGGAGTCCATGCTGCTCTCTCGGCATTCCCCGGCCCAGCGCCGGG includes:
- a CDS encoding SpoIIE family protein phosphatase; protein product: MDSTPSPSSSSPFDLLSSALGRYSPRGGPAAAAGPGGAQGGRAARPRPPDDRAADRQEQILGVVGLDRELRITRCNLDAAVFAGLDAVIGSPFADLLPVGDVPTVTRRLRQVLEIGEAHVARIQRLRRRDGSELVVSMSILPAAAPQDGLTVSLIAMARRLHLYAAETAIGTSLDIGETAQSLAESLLAWGDVAAVDLDFAVWTGEGVTEDAQGRIRLRRAALVPDRVWPEGYTTPGDDLPNDASRLLAQAVRRDDAPQAIVIPDREAVERLLGSPRVIRALVPGDRSASVACIPLVLDGTPPVVLGVAEVWRRADSPFHDSDLFDLQELVARTAHHVDLARQHHREHTQVLALQRRLLPRTSGHTMEIASVYQPATPDSAGVGGDWVNSFPLPDGRTALVVGDVVGHGLGAAATMGQLSMEARALLSAGLAPDEVLEHLDETVTLLDDAESGLTAGYSALGSTCCIALYDPVSHHVTLSSAGHLPPVLVLPNGHAGPLAVTPHPGLGAEFALREPFDVHAFDAPPGSLLALYTDGLVEDPALSIDEGISRLADTLSAVHPWDALQQAARHVVATLAPARRRDDVTLLLVRTIGYRKEDTATWRLPARDDAPVRARAHVDALLRQWHTRDDVRDDVTLLVGELVTNAVRFAAGPVTVRLIRAGHGLLCEVGDTGNGRPRLRRGGLLDDGGRGLHIVHRLTTRWGVRWTDTGKVVWAEVSR